The proteins below come from a single Borreliella afzelii genomic window:
- the glpK gene encoding glycerol kinase GlpK translates to MKYILSIDQGTTSSRAIVFDKNANIKGIAQKEFTQIYPQPSWVEHDPTEIWGSQLGVITEALANSRILPNEVDAIGITNQRETTVIWEKNTGKPIYNAIVWQDRRTAKICDQLTKEGKDKIILEKTGLVLDSYFSGTKILWILDNVEGARQKAENGELCFGTIDTWLLWNLTQKKVHATDYSNASRTLLLNIKTLEWDDELLNILNIPKAILPELKESSTIYGKTDKSLFGAEIPIAGIAGDQFAATFGQACLKKGMAKNTYGTGCFLTVNIGKEPIINHERLLTSIAWGRKKSVTYVLEGSVFIGGAVIQWLRDGLEFFRKSSDAESLASSASDNGGVYFVPAFVGLGAPHWDSYARGTIIGITRGSTKAHITRAALESIAFQSFDILNTMKKSIPNFEIKELRVDGGASQNNLLMQFQADLLECKVVRPKITETTALGAAYLAGLASGYWQSAEEIVSLWQVDKIFEPSMPKNQKEKLLENWNRAIERSKSWIQNSHSL, encoded by the coding sequence ATGAAATATATTTTATCTATTGATCAAGGTACTACTAGCTCAAGAGCAATAGTATTTGACAAAAATGCAAACATAAAAGGGATTGCTCAAAAAGAATTTACTCAAATTTATCCACAACCAAGCTGGGTGGAACACGATCCTACCGAAATATGGGGATCACAACTTGGAGTTATAACAGAAGCTCTTGCAAATTCAAGAATTTTACCAAATGAAGTTGATGCTATTGGAATAACTAATCAAAGAGAAACTACAGTTATATGGGAAAAAAATACAGGAAAACCCATTTACAATGCAATAGTATGGCAAGACAGAAGAACTGCAAAAATTTGTGACCAATTAACAAAAGAAGGAAAAGATAAAATTATTTTGGAAAAAACAGGCTTAGTGTTAGATTCTTATTTTAGCGGAACAAAAATACTGTGGATCTTGGATAATGTAGAGGGCGCCAGACAAAAAGCTGAAAATGGTGAATTATGCTTTGGAACAATAGATACATGGCTATTATGGAATCTAACTCAAAAAAAAGTACATGCAACTGATTACTCCAATGCTTCAAGAACATTGTTGTTAAACATTAAAACATTAGAATGGGATGATGAACTTTTAAACATATTAAATATTCCAAAAGCAATTTTGCCCGAACTTAAAGAAAGTTCTACAATATATGGTAAAACAGATAAATCGCTATTTGGAGCAGAAATTCCTATTGCAGGAATTGCAGGAGATCAATTTGCAGCAACATTTGGACAAGCTTGCCTTAAAAAAGGTATGGCTAAAAACACATATGGAACTGGTTGCTTTTTAACAGTAAATATAGGAAAAGAACCAATTATTAACCATGAAAGGCTTTTAACTTCAATTGCATGGGGAAGAAAAAAATCTGTAACTTATGTTCTTGAAGGAAGTGTTTTTATTGGTGGAGCCGTAATCCAATGGCTAAGAGACGGTCTTGAATTTTTCAGAAAAAGTTCAGATGCAGAATCATTAGCAAGCTCTGCTTCAGATAATGGGGGAGTTTATTTTGTGCCAGCATTTGTTGGCCTTGGTGCACCTCATTGGGATTCTTATGCAAGAGGAACAATCATCGGAATAACAAGAGGATCAACAAAAGCTCACATTACAAGAGCTGCTCTTGAGAGCATCGCATTTCAAAGTTTTGATATACTAAATACCATGAAAAAATCCATTCCTAATTTTGAAATTAAAGAATTAAGAGTAGACGGGGGAGCAAGTCAAAATAATCTATTAATGCAATTTCAAGCTGATCTTTTAGAATGTAAAGTTGTAAGACCAAAAATAACAGAAACAACCGCTCTTGGAGCTGCTTATCTTGCAGGGCTTGCATCAGGTTATTGGCAAAGCGCCGAAGAAATTGTAAGTCTTTGGCAAGTAGATAAGATATTCGAACCATCAATGCCAAAAAATCAAAAAGAAAAACTTCTTGAGAATTGGAACAGAGCAATTGAAAGATCAAAATCCTGGATACAGAATTCTCATAGTCTATAA
- the ychF gene encoding redox-regulated ATPase YchF, producing the protein MRLNAGIVGLPNVGKSTLFSSLTSSKVEIANYPFCTIEPNVGIVEIPDERLLKISECIVPQKIIPAVMEFVDIAGLVKGASTGEGLGNKFLANIREVSLIVHVVRCFEEKEVIHVNDDINPEKDITTINVELCLSDLETVQKSLQKQEKNVKSADKKISEYSKAIVLMLKRLEDHLSNMNPVVEFEFDDFEYNFIKSLNLLTFKKVLYVCNVDENSLGGNKYTDIVKNIALKEGNDFLILCAKIESELAGIKDVSYKNEMLELFGINDNGLSNLIKKAYYTLGLRTYFTAGVQEVRAWTFKQGMKAPKAAGIIHSDFEKGFIKAEVYSCEDLFKFQSVQKLKEKGLVRIEGKEYLVRDGDVIFFKFNV; encoded by the coding sequence ATGAGACTTAATGCAGGGATTGTTGGACTTCCCAATGTAGGCAAATCTACTTTATTTTCCTCGTTGACATCGTCTAAGGTTGAGATTGCTAATTATCCTTTTTGTACTATCGAGCCAAATGTAGGAATAGTAGAGATTCCTGATGAAAGGCTTTTAAAAATTTCAGAGTGTATTGTTCCACAAAAAATTATTCCTGCTGTTATGGAATTTGTAGATATTGCAGGTCTTGTTAAAGGAGCATCAACAGGCGAAGGGCTTGGTAATAAATTTTTAGCTAATATTCGCGAAGTTTCTCTTATTGTTCATGTTGTAAGATGTTTTGAAGAAAAAGAGGTCATTCATGTTAATGATGATATTAATCCTGAGAAAGATATAACTACAATTAATGTTGAACTTTGTCTATCAGATCTTGAAACTGTTCAAAAAAGCCTTCAAAAACAAGAAAAAAATGTTAAAAGCGCTGATAAAAAAATTAGTGAATATTCTAAGGCAATTGTTTTAATGCTAAAAAGACTTGAAGACCATTTAAGCAATATGAATCCTGTTGTTGAGTTTGAATTTGATGATTTTGAATACAATTTTATTAAATCATTAAATCTTTTGACTTTTAAAAAAGTTTTGTATGTTTGTAATGTTGATGAAAATTCACTTGGTGGCAATAAATATACAGATATTGTAAAAAATATTGCCTTGAAAGAAGGGAATGATTTTTTAATCTTGTGTGCCAAAATTGAATCCGAACTTGCTGGAATAAAGGATGTATCTTATAAAAATGAAATGTTAGAATTATTTGGAATAAATGATAACGGTCTTAGTAATTTAATTAAAAAAGCTTATTATACTTTAGGACTTAGAACTTATTTTACAGCAGGTGTGCAAGAAGTTAGAGCTTGGACATTTAAACAGGGCATGAAAGCTCCCAAAGCTGCTGGAATAATACATAGTGATTTTGAGAAGGGGTTTATTAAGGCAGAAGTTTATTCTTGTGAAGATTTATTTAAATTTCAAAGTGTTCAAAAACTAAAAGAAAAAGGACTTGTTAGAATTGAAGGTAAGGAATATCTAGTAAGAGATGGAGATGTAATCTTTTTTAAATTTAATGTTTAG
- a CDS encoding HU family DNA-binding protein has protein sequence MSFPRRPKVTKSDIVDQISLNIRNNNLKLEKKYIRLVIDAFFEELKSNLCSNNVIEFRSFGTFEVRKRKGRLNARNPQTGEYVKVLDHHVAYFRPGKDLKERVWGIKG, from the coding sequence ATGTCTTTTCCAAGAAGACCAAAGGTTACTAAGTCAGATATTGTTGATCAAATATCTTTGAATATTAGAAATAATAATCTAAAACTAGAAAAAAAATATATAAGACTTGTAATAGATGCTTTTTTTGAAGAGCTTAAAAGTAATCTTTGTTCGAATAATGTTATTGAATTTAGATCTTTTGGTACATTCGAAGTTAGAAAAAGAAAGGGTCGTTTAAATGCGCGTAATCCCCAAACAGGGGAATATGTTAAGGTCCTAGATCATCATGTTGCGTATTTTCGTCCAGGCAAAGATTTGAAAGAGAGAGTGTGGGGTATTAAAGGTTAA
- a CDS encoding bactofilin family protein, with translation MPVNMVDSYKWDCKLDSSLTFRGKLKFEGTLYLDSSFEGEISSKGGVLFIGKNSKVITNVVICDTLIVEGILKGNVNAASKVYLNSGCKIYGDVKTKKIFINDNIIFDGKCEMIKSNEIVDLFSFTVSQIKDTLQ, from the coding sequence ATGCCGGTTAATATGGTAGATTCTTATAAATGGGATTGTAAGCTGGATTCTAGTTTAACTTTTAGAGGAAAATTAAAATTTGAAGGAACTTTGTATCTCGATTCTTCTTTTGAGGGTGAAATATCTTCAAAAGGGGGTGTGCTTTTTATTGGGAAGAACAGCAAGGTTATCACCAATGTAGTAATTTGTGATACATTAATAGTAGAAGGAATTTTGAAAGGCAATGTAAATGCCGCTAGTAAAGTTTATTTAAACAGTGGTTGTAAAATATATGGGGATGTAAAGACAAAAAAAATATTTATTAATGATAATATAATTTTTGATGGTAAGTGTGAGATGATAAAGTCTAATGAAATTGTAGATTTGTTTTCTTTCACCGTTTCACAAATAAAAGATACTTTGCAATAA
- a CDS encoding MIP/aquaporin family protein — MNYTKFQEFISEFLGTFILLALGTGSVAMTVLFPSSPEVAGEIIKGGYTNIVFGWGLGVTFGIYTSARISGAHLNPAVSIGLASVGKFPVSKLLHYIVAQILGAFTGALMTLVVFYPKWVEMDPGLENTQGIMATFPAIPGFLPGFIDQVFGTFLLMFLISVVGDFVKKHNDNPFLPFIIGAVVLAIGISFGGMNGYAINPARDLGPRILLLFAGFKNHGFNNLSVFIVPIIGPIIGAILGATIYEFTLKNNKD, encoded by the coding sequence ATGAATTATACAAAATTCCAAGAATTTATATCGGAATTTTTGGGAACATTTATTCTATTAGCTCTAGGAACTGGATCTGTTGCAATGACAGTATTATTTCCCTCAAGTCCTGAAGTGGCAGGGGAAATAATAAAAGGGGGATATACAAATATAGTATTTGGATGGGGACTGGGTGTAACGTTTGGTATTTATACATCAGCAAGAATTAGCGGAGCACACCTAAACCCGGCTGTTAGCATAGGACTAGCAAGTGTTGGAAAATTTCCCGTTTCAAAACTTTTACATTACATTGTAGCGCAAATATTAGGAGCATTCACAGGTGCATTAATGACACTTGTCGTATTTTATCCTAAATGGGTAGAAATGGATCCTGGCCTAGAAAATACTCAAGGCATAATGGCAACTTTCCCTGCTATTCCTGGATTTTTACCTGGATTTATTGATCAAGTTTTTGGAACTTTTTTGCTAATGTTTTTAATTTCTGTTGTTGGGGATTTTGTAAAAAAACACAACGACAATCCATTTCTTCCATTTATTATAGGAGCAGTGGTTTTGGCAATAGGAATAAGTTTTGGAGGAATGAACGGTTATGCTATTAATCCTGCAAGGGATCTGGGACCAAGAATTTTACTCTTATTTGCTGGATTTAAAAATCATGGCTTTAACAACCTAAGTGTATTTATTGTGCCAATAATTGGGCCAATAATTGGAGCAATTTTAGGCGCTACAATTTACGAATTTACACTAAAAAATAACAAAGATTAA
- a CDS encoding deoxynucleoside kinase: MIVIEGLIGVGKTTLGNILSKELKVPFYSELNNDFTLAVLDKFYKDKSRWAFPVQINFLNERFKLIKGVFRTKGGILDRSIYGDCVFASLLNCDGHISDEEYKIYIDLLDNMLEHSQRPSLLIYLDCSIDEVERRIKNRNRSFEMNIPRDYLEGLNKKYLKWYNEYSLSSKIKFSYDNINIFDEEDKNKVISLIRDKLVL, from the coding sequence GTGATTGTAATAGAAGGTTTAATTGGGGTAGGAAAAACTACTCTTGGAAATATTTTATCAAAAGAGTTGAAAGTTCCTTTTTACAGTGAGCTGAATAATGATTTTACTTTGGCTGTATTAGATAAATTTTATAAGGATAAATCCAGATGGGCATTCCCAGTTCAAATTAATTTTCTTAATGAGAGGTTTAAGCTAATAAAAGGCGTATTTAGAACAAAAGGAGGCATACTTGACAGATCTATTTATGGTGATTGTGTGTTTGCTTCTCTTTTAAATTGCGATGGGCATATCTCTGATGAGGAGTATAAAATATATATTGATCTTCTTGATAATATGCTTGAACATTCTCAGCGACCAAGTTTGCTTATTTATCTTGATTGCAGTATTGATGAGGTTGAGCGCAGAATTAAAAATAGAAATAGAAGTTTTGAAATGAATATCCCTAGAGATTATCTTGAGGGCCTTAATAAGAAATATTTGAAGTGGTATAATGAATATAGCTTGTCTTCAAAGATAAAATTTTCTTACGATAATATAAATATTTTTGACGAAGAAGATAAGAATAAAGTGATTTCTTTAATTAGAGATAAACTTGTATTATAA
- the lnt gene encoding apolipoprotein N-acyltransferase translates to MKTRYFCLATFSGILTTLAIPNEIKETGYSILGFVAYVPLFIALNKLEDKKTLIGLTVFYFIIANSLQNFWLGFFHAFGWITFIGVVIGYIPYSLALGYFLYYSLKTFKNKTMTITMLFTFYDYSRSIGFLAYPWGLAAFTVNNFNNLIQVADIFGVFFVSFVVYFVNSGIAGFLIHKNKTNLLNTMFPILLIITSFTYGMLKKIELKSLLAKEIDSLNIAAIQLNTDPWLPGNDKKGIRDSIAITEQALKENPKIEFVIWSEGVLTYPFSQEDQYFKNDALHNELKNFIKERKIPFAIGAPSNVNETIGIQQNSIYMIEPNLNIANIYSKIFLVPFAEKIPFYEYKFVRNFFLKNFRLLGQIEGNKIEILKLKKFKFAPLICYDDAFPELSRFYKIQGANTLLNFSNDSWSKTNSAEWQHFVVAKFRSIENGIKTIRATNSGITAIINEYGESIKKLETFTKGYLLSTVKLSPTFTTIYEKIGDSFIHILMIMFLITTLRFYFIEDKNQLSLSSSLVKIKV, encoded by the coding sequence ATGAAAACTAGATACTTTTGCCTAGCTACATTTTCAGGAATTCTTACAACACTTGCAATTCCAAATGAAATCAAAGAAACTGGATATTCAATCCTGGGATTTGTTGCTTATGTACCACTTTTTATAGCTTTAAACAAACTAGAAGATAAAAAAACATTAATAGGATTAACAGTATTCTACTTCATAATAGCCAACAGCTTGCAAAATTTTTGGCTTGGATTTTTTCATGCATTTGGATGGATTACATTTATAGGAGTGGTAATCGGATACATTCCATATTCATTAGCTTTGGGTTATTTTCTCTATTACTCTTTAAAAACCTTTAAAAATAAAACAATGACAATAACAATGCTTTTTACATTTTATGATTACTCAAGATCAATTGGATTTTTAGCATATCCTTGGGGGCTTGCAGCTTTCACAGTAAATAACTTCAATAATTTAATTCAAGTGGCAGACATTTTCGGTGTATTTTTTGTATCATTTGTAGTCTACTTTGTAAACTCAGGAATAGCGGGCTTTTTAATCCATAAAAACAAAACAAATTTGCTAAACACAATGTTTCCAATACTGTTAATAATAACATCTTTTACTTACGGAATGCTTAAAAAAATAGAACTAAAAAGCTTATTGGCAAAAGAAATAGATAGCCTAAATATTGCAGCTATTCAGCTTAACACTGACCCATGGCTGCCTGGAAATGACAAAAAAGGAATAAGGGATTCTATTGCAATTACAGAACAAGCCTTAAAAGAAAACCCAAAAATAGAATTTGTAATCTGGAGCGAAGGAGTACTAACCTACCCTTTTAGCCAAGAAGACCAATACTTTAAAAACGATGCCTTACATAATGAGCTAAAAAATTTTATAAAAGAACGAAAAATTCCATTTGCCATTGGAGCTCCTTCAAATGTCAACGAAACCATAGGAATTCAACAAAATTCTATTTATATGATAGAGCCAAACCTTAACATTGCAAACATATACTCTAAAATATTCTTGGTCCCTTTTGCAGAAAAAATTCCATTTTACGAATATAAATTTGTAAGAAACTTTTTTTTAAAAAATTTTAGACTCTTAGGACAGATTGAGGGGAATAAAATTGAAATATTAAAATTGAAAAAATTTAAATTTGCTCCCTTAATATGCTATGACGATGCATTTCCAGAACTTTCAAGATTTTATAAAATCCAAGGCGCTAATACATTGCTAAATTTTTCAAACGACTCTTGGTCAAAAACAAATTCAGCAGAATGGCAACACTTTGTTGTGGCTAAATTTAGAAGCATTGAAAATGGAATCAAAACCATTAGAGCTACAAACTCAGGAATTACTGCAATCATCAACGAATATGGAGAAAGCATTAAAAAATTAGAAACCTTTACAAAAGGTTACTTATTATCAACTGTAAAACTGTCCCCAACATTTACAACCATTTATGAAAAAATTGGAGACTCTTTTATACATATATTAATGATAATGTTTTTAATTACAACACTAAGATTTTACTTTATAGAAGACAAAAACCAATTGTCATTATCATCCTCTTTGGTAAAAATCAAAGTCTGA
- a CDS encoding type B 50S ribosomal protein L31 — protein sequence MRKGVHPKNNLVVFKDGSNGAMFLTRSTLNSKETIKYIDGKEYPLITVEITSKSHPFYTGQQKFVDAAGRIDKFNKRYKKS from the coding sequence ATGAGAAAAGGTGTGCATCCAAAAAATAATTTAGTGGTATTTAAAGACGGATCAAATGGAGCAATGTTTTTAACCAGGTCTACTTTGAATTCAAAGGAAACTATTAAATATATTGATGGAAAGGAATATCCATTGATTACTGTAGAGATTACAAGTAAATCACACCCCTTTTATACTGGTCAACAAAAGTTTGTTGATGCAGCAGGAAGAATTGATAAATTTAATAAAAGGTATAAAAAGTCCTAA
- a CDS encoding glycerol-3-phosphate dehydrogenase/oxidase, which yields MEEYLNFMNNNKEAKLKDLENQEFDLIIIGGGATGLGIAVDAITRGYKAILIEKFDYAKGTSSRSSKLIHGGVRYLAQWNISLVKEALHEKAVLEKNAPHLINECAFITPIYNILEIPYYYFGLTYYHNLMGKEKATKYKTKLLSKTSTIEKAPNIKAEGLKCSVLYYDDSFDDARMAITLLRTFTEKGGIALNYTELKKFNKENGKLSGVVIQNKLSKEQISLKSKCIINATGIFSDEIRKLDDEKALNIIKPSQGSHLIIKKDKFPKNHAILIPKTSDNRILFAIPWYDSVVCGSTDIPIKEIEVEPKRFDEEVDFIINNLNNYLNIKIEKSDIKSVYTGIRPLIMDPKAEGNTSKISRNEKIFISDSNLITIAGGKYTTYRKMAEKTLLKAIEKNLIPNYPATTEDLKLHGYLKKEEAIKIPEPFRAYGSDFEILKNMEGFDKKIHENLDLNEAQIAFSIEFEQAKTIDDVLARRTRSLPLNPQAAIEAAPRVAEIMMKKLNKSEEWKNEEIKNFLELSKKYLINN from the coding sequence ATGGAGGAATATTTGAATTTCATGAATAATAACAAAGAAGCAAAATTAAAAGATCTTGAAAATCAAGAATTTGATCTTATAATAATTGGAGGAGGCGCAACAGGTCTTGGTATTGCAGTAGACGCAATCACAAGGGGATATAAAGCAATACTTATAGAAAAATTTGATTACGCAAAAGGAACTTCCTCTAGATCAAGCAAATTAATTCACGGTGGAGTAAGATATTTAGCTCAATGGAATATTTCTTTGGTTAAAGAAGCCTTACACGAAAAAGCCGTTCTTGAAAAAAATGCACCCCATTTAATTAATGAATGCGCATTTATTACTCCTATTTATAACATATTAGAAATACCTTATTATTATTTTGGGCTAACTTATTACCACAATCTTATGGGTAAAGAAAAAGCTACCAAATACAAAACTAAATTACTATCCAAAACATCTACCATTGAAAAAGCTCCTAATATTAAAGCAGAGGGTCTTAAATGCTCTGTTCTATATTACGATGATTCATTCGATGATGCTAGGATGGCAATAACATTATTGAGAACTTTTACTGAAAAAGGGGGTATTGCCCTCAACTACACGGAGCTTAAAAAATTCAACAAGGAAAACGGAAAACTTTCAGGGGTTGTCATACAAAATAAATTGTCAAAAGAGCAAATTTCATTAAAAAGCAAATGTATAATAAACGCAACAGGAATATTTTCAGATGAAATAAGAAAATTAGACGATGAAAAAGCTTTAAACATTATCAAACCTTCCCAAGGTAGTCATTTAATAATCAAAAAAGACAAATTCCCTAAAAATCATGCAATATTAATACCTAAAACTAGCGATAATAGAATTTTATTTGCTATTCCTTGGTATGATAGTGTTGTTTGTGGAAGCACCGACATTCCAATAAAAGAGATAGAAGTAGAACCCAAAAGATTTGATGAAGAGGTTGACTTTATAATTAATAATTTAAATAACTATTTAAATATTAAAATAGAAAAATCAGATATAAAAAGCGTATATACTGGAATAAGACCATTAATAATGGATCCAAAAGCTGAAGGCAACACTTCAAAAATTTCAAGAAATGAAAAAATATTTATATCAGATTCAAATCTTATTACAATAGCAGGGGGGAAATATACTACATATAGAAAAATGGCAGAAAAAACCTTGCTCAAGGCCATAGAAAAAAATTTAATACCAAATTATCCAGCAACTACAGAAGATTTAAAGTTACACGGCTATCTTAAAAAAGAAGAGGCAATAAAAATTCCTGAACCTTTTAGAGCTTATGGTAGTGACTTTGAAATTCTAAAAAATATGGAAGGGTTTGACAAAAAGATACACGAAAACTTAGATTTAAATGAAGCTCAAATAGCTTTTTCAATTGAATTTGAGCAAGCCAAAACTATTGATGATGTTTTAGCAAGAAGAACAAGATCGTTACCTTTAAATCCCCAAGCTGCAATTGAAGCTGCTCCAAGAGTTGCTGAAATAATGATGAAAAAATTAAATAAATCTGAAGAGTGGAAAAATGAAGAAATAAAAAACTTTTTAGAATTAAGTAAAAAATACTTAATTAATAATTAA
- the rpsT gene encoding 30S ribosomal protein S20: MRKNASALKRSRQNLKRKIRNVSVKSELKTIEKRCINMIKAGKKDEAIEFFKFVAKKLDTAARKRIIHKNKAARKKSRLNVLLLK, translated from the coding sequence TTGAGAAAAAATGCATCTGCATTGAAGCGCTCTCGTCAAAATTTAAAAAGAAAGATTAGAAATGTAAGTGTAAAAAGTGAATTAAAAACAATAGAAAAGCGCTGTATCAATATGATTAAAGCGGGCAAGAAAGACGAAGCTATTGAATTTTTTAAGTTTGTTGCAAAAAAATTAGACACTGCTGCTAGAAAGCGAATAATTCATAAAAATAAGGCTGCTAGAAAAAAATCTCGTTTAAATGTTTTGCTATTAAAGTAA